From a single Nostoc edaphicum CCNP1411 genomic region:
- a CDS encoding rhomboid family intramembrane serine protease, which yields MVPISDNNPTKITPYVTYGLIAANVLAFLYEASLPPQALNGFLHLAAVVPRELSLSFAGISVHQPVPEWATLITSQFLHGGLLHLGGNMLFLWIFGNNVEDKLGHAKYLLFYLSCGVLASLTQWFFAQDSSIPSLGASGAIAGVMGAYILRFPNAEVLGVVPLGFFFPTFRVPAYFFLGFWFLEQAFYGLASFETRTNIGMESGGIAYWAHAGGFIFGAILGPLLGLFSDKSLEESWYK from the coding sequence GTGGTTCCAATTAGCGATAATAATCCGACCAAAATCACGCCTTATGTTACTTATGGACTGATTGCTGCCAACGTCCTCGCTTTTCTTTATGAAGCCAGTCTTCCCCCCCAAGCATTAAATGGGTTTTTACACCTTGCGGCTGTAGTTCCACGAGAACTCAGCTTAAGCTTTGCTGGTATTTCTGTACATCAACCAGTGCCAGAGTGGGCAACTTTGATTACTTCACAATTTTTGCATGGGGGATTGTTGCACTTAGGTGGCAATATGTTATTTCTCTGGATTTTTGGTAACAACGTTGAAGATAAGTTAGGTCATGCCAAATATTTACTCTTTTATTTATCTTGCGGTGTTTTGGCATCCTTAACTCAGTGGTTCTTCGCTCAAGATTCTAGCATTCCTTCTTTGGGTGCGAGTGGTGCGATCGCAGGCGTCATGGGTGCATACATTCTCCGCTTTCCCAATGCTGAAGTTCTTGGCGTTGTACCTTTAGGATTTTTCTTTCCGACTTTCCGCGTCCCCGCATATTTCTTTTTAGGATTCTGGTTTCTCGAACAAGCCTTTTACGGACTTGCTAGTTTTGAAACACGTACCAACATCGGCATGGAAAGCGGCGGTATTGCCTACTGGGCCCATGCAGGCGGATTTATCTTTGGGGCAATTCTCGGTCCCCTGTTGGGTTTATTTAGCGATAAATCTCTGGAAGAATCTTGGTATAAGTAA